A stretch of the Bacillus licheniformis DSM 13 = ATCC 14580 genome encodes the following:
- a CDS encoding MetQ/NlpA family ABC transporter substrate-binding protein: MKKLLKWTSALGLALSLALLAACGNNAASDGKTIKIGATAGPYYDMVKKAIQPELEKKGYKVEVIEFTDYVQPNTALSEGELDANLFQHEVFMKSYNQENNKNLAALISVPTAPMGLYSAKYNDLNDVKSGAEVAVPNDPANAARAFLTLQDQGLIRLKSDVDTLKASVQDIAENPKKLTFKQLESANLPRAVDDLDIAAVPGNFALSANMKLQDALALENMPDRYRNQVVVDEKNKDKPFAKDLKEAVKSKAFEETIDREFAGFGKPKWMTQS, from the coding sequence ATGAAAAAGTTATTAAAATGGACTTCTGCGCTGGGACTGGCCTTGAGCCTGGCGCTTCTGGCCGCGTGCGGAAACAATGCCGCAAGCGACGGCAAAACGATCAAAATAGGCGCCACTGCAGGACCGTATTACGATATGGTCAAAAAAGCGATTCAACCTGAGCTTGAGAAAAAAGGCTACAAAGTGGAGGTGATCGAATTCACCGATTATGTACAGCCGAATACTGCGTTAAGTGAAGGCGAGCTCGACGCGAATTTGTTTCAGCATGAGGTTTTTATGAAATCATACAATCAAGAAAACAATAAAAATCTTGCGGCTCTCATTTCTGTGCCGACTGCTCCGATGGGGCTCTATTCTGCCAAATATAACGACTTGAACGATGTCAAAAGCGGAGCGGAAGTGGCTGTTCCAAACGATCCGGCCAATGCTGCCAGGGCATTTTTAACCCTTCAGGATCAGGGGCTGATTCGGCTGAAAAGCGATGTCGACACATTGAAAGCCTCTGTGCAGGACATTGCGGAAAATCCGAAAAAGCTGACATTTAAACAGCTTGAATCCGCCAATCTTCCAAGAGCTGTCGATGACCTGGATATCGCGGCCGTCCCGGGAAATTTCGCTCTCTCCGCCAATATGAAGCTGCAGGACGCCCTAGCGCTTGAGAACATGCCCGACCGCTACCGCAACCAAGTGGTAGTGGATGAAAAAAACAAAGACAAGCCATTCGCCAAAGATCTCAAAGAAGCGGTAAAATCCAAAGCTTTCGAGGAGACGATCGATCGGGAATTCGCCGGTTTCGGAAAGCCGAAATGGATGACGCAATCATAA
- a CDS encoding sunset domain-containing protein, with the protein MESIMLIGFLSFLFSICYLVFHLIRRIFSPGKRFSRKLFYPCFAGGLLLLIISAPYYDEETYAADEKKTENLTTELQELKTEHSALQKEQTALKQQVKQANKKLKAVKAENDTLKKENEKLTKEKDSLTKKTKSLTEKLAKAEEKSGSAETSVKEKSAAAQAEASHSTPAAKKSSAESKQECKIKGSVNHIYHTPGSTYYDRTKNVARWFCTEQEARDAGYRPPKR; encoded by the coding sequence ATGGAATCTATCATGCTGATCGGGTTTTTATCCTTCCTTTTTTCCATCTGCTATCTTGTATTTCATTTGATCAGAAGGATTTTTTCTCCAGGCAAAAGGTTTTCCAGGAAACTCTTTTATCCTTGTTTTGCCGGCGGACTTCTCCTCCTGATCATCTCTGCACCTTATTACGATGAGGAAACATATGCCGCCGATGAGAAAAAAACGGAGAATCTGACAACCGAGCTTCAGGAACTGAAAACTGAACACAGCGCTTTGCAAAAGGAGCAAACCGCATTAAAGCAGCAGGTCAAACAGGCAAACAAAAAACTGAAGGCAGTCAAAGCGGAGAATGACACATTAAAAAAAGAAAACGAAAAACTGACAAAAGAAAAAGATTCGCTTACGAAAAAAACAAAATCGCTGACAGAAAAACTGGCCAAGGCTGAAGAAAAAAGCGGCAGTGCCGAAACCTCTGTAAAAGAAAAGAGCGCCGCCGCTCAGGCCGAAGCGTCACACAGCACGCCCGCCGCCAAGAAAAGCAGCGCTGAAAGCAAACAGGAGTGCAAAATCAAAGGAAGCGTCAACCATATTTATCATACACCGGGCAGTACATATTATGACCGCACGAAAAACGTCGCTCGCTGGTTCTGCACAGAACAGGAGGCGCGTGATGCGGGGTACAGACCGCCAAAACGTTAA
- a CDS encoding ABC transporter permease, with protein sequence MKFKDQLKFIRRNMRKNRLRVFMTILATTVACAFLIVLASVGFGLQKSMTEQLMKEQIVTEINVVGKEGQSDQKVQKKDLKEFENRKDVSAIIERTNVFAPAEAKLGNRTNNQMSNITITDMAAEQKANIKLDRGRVAKTPNEIVVGYHFGKNLWTKKEAADYEKQMENNAEEAKEPKGYEEDILGKTIELKISKMDEKTGEEGEAKTYDLKVVGVTKKPSYEWASDSTVYVSNGMQKDITGFLKSEKDSGMIEKTLSVYADNFEHVGQLTTDLEDEGYYVDSITKKLDSINLFFMAFKIGLIFVGVIAVFISAIGIFNTMTMAVTERTQEIGIMKAIGASPNVIRKMFLLESAYIGILGSVLGIIISYGVSFLVNKIIPVILSSVSEGEASAAELSITFSHIPVSLVLIATLISAGVAILSGLNPAIKATRTNVLTALRREL encoded by the coding sequence TTGAAGTTTAAGGACCAGTTGAAGTTCATTAGAAGAAATATGAGGAAAAACCGCCTGCGTGTATTCATGACCATTCTCGCAACAACGGTGGCCTGCGCGTTTTTAATCGTGCTCGCATCGGTCGGATTCGGACTGCAAAAATCAATGACTGAACAGCTGATGAAAGAGCAGATCGTGACCGAGATAAATGTTGTCGGAAAAGAAGGGCAAAGCGATCAAAAGGTTCAAAAGAAAGACCTGAAAGAATTTGAAAACCGCAAAGATGTGTCCGCGATTATCGAGCGCACAAACGTGTTCGCACCTGCTGAAGCAAAATTGGGCAACAGGACCAATAATCAAATGTCGAATATTACAATTACCGACATGGCCGCTGAGCAAAAAGCCAATATCAAACTCGATCGCGGCCGCGTAGCGAAAACACCGAATGAAATTGTCGTCGGCTACCATTTCGGGAAGAACCTCTGGACGAAAAAGGAAGCCGCAGATTATGAAAAGCAGATGGAAAATAATGCTGAGGAAGCAAAAGAGCCGAAAGGATACGAAGAAGATATTCTCGGCAAAACGATTGAATTAAAGATCTCAAAAATGGATGAAAAAACAGGAGAAGAAGGGGAAGCGAAAACATATGATCTGAAAGTTGTCGGAGTGACAAAAAAACCTTCGTATGAATGGGCGAGCGATTCAACAGTCTATGTCAGCAACGGCATGCAAAAAGACATCACCGGCTTTCTGAAGTCGGAAAAAGACAGCGGCATGATCGAAAAAACGCTTTCGGTTTACGCGGATAACTTTGAACATGTCGGACAGCTGACAACAGATTTGGAGGATGAAGGCTACTACGTCGATTCAATAACGAAAAAGCTCGATAGCATCAATCTTTTTTTCATGGCTTTTAAAATCGGTCTGATCTTTGTCGGAGTCATTGCCGTCTTTATTTCAGCGATCGGGATTTTCAACACGATGACAATGGCGGTTACAGAGCGGACGCAGGAAATCGGCATTATGAAAGCGATCGGTGCAAGCCCGAATGTGATCCGAAAAATGTTCCTGCTGGAAAGCGCCTATATCGGCATCTTAGGATCTGTTTTAGGTATTATCATTTCATACGGTGTCAGCTTTTTAGTGAACAAGATTATACCTGTCATTTTATCATCGGTTTCAGAAGGAGAAGCGAGTGCGGCAGAGCTCAGTATCACCTTCTCGCATATTCCGGTCAGTCTTGTCCTCATCGCGACATTGATCAGTGCGGGTGTCGCCATTCTTTCCGGCCTGAATCCGGCCATTAAAGCGACAAGAACGAACGTGCTGACAGCATTAAGAAGAGAGCTTTAG
- a CDS encoding ABC transporter ATP-binding protein — translation MISVKHIHHSFKVGKKGRENEIKVLKDVSLTVEKGEIACIVGRSGSGKSTLLNLISGYIAPTKGKIMIDGTDVTKYSEKEWAAFRLEHFGFIFQSFQLIPSLTTFENIELPLTLKGVHPSERKQRVNEMFHRVGLENHAGHYPNELSGGQQQRVSIARALILNPSIILADEPTGSLDSETEQEILEFIRQLNRERGITFVIITHDDEVASIANTKFHLSDGVLEKGEETVEV, via the coding sequence ATGATCAGTGTAAAGCATATTCACCACTCGTTTAAAGTCGGCAAAAAGGGAAGGGAAAATGAAATTAAGGTGTTAAAGGACGTCTCGCTTACCGTTGAAAAAGGAGAAATCGCCTGTATTGTCGGACGGAGCGGCTCCGGAAAGTCGACACTGCTGAACTTGATTTCCGGCTACATCGCCCCGACAAAAGGGAAGATCATGATTGACGGCACGGATGTCACGAAGTACAGCGAGAAAGAATGGGCCGCATTCAGGCTTGAACATTTCGGCTTCATCTTTCAAAGTTTTCAGCTGATTCCGAGCTTGACGACTTTCGAAAATATCGAACTTCCCCTGACTTTAAAAGGTGTTCATCCGTCGGAGCGGAAGCAGCGCGTCAACGAGATGTTCCACCGCGTCGGCCTTGAAAACCACGCCGGCCACTATCCGAATGAGCTTTCAGGCGGACAGCAGCAGCGCGTCAGCATCGCCCGCGCTTTGATTTTGAATCCTTCAATCATTTTAGCCGACGAGCCGACCGGAAGCCTGGATTCCGAAACAGAGCAGGAAATCCTTGAATTCATTCGGCAGCTGAACAGGGAACGCGGCATTACATTTGTCATCATCACGCACGATGACGAGGTGGCATCGATCGCCAATACGAAATTTCATTTATCTGACGGCGTGTTAGAGAAAGGGGAAGAGACTGTTGAAGTTTAA
- a CDS encoding permease, translated as MVDRGLLYKEWKQHFWIFLVVFAAVLLSEPLAILNDYFQYQGCLAEQKKFPDIECVLYKDYGVSGAMRMFWVGGVALAISQIGFERSRGTLDFTLGLPYKRGVIFNTKYFFGISILLTAQLLSYLLSYALIILYNVDVVFFHEYFIGAVIFCFMVYSLVMAAGAMTGNPLAQMIVAFSASILPYLLIGLPLANLRIILGFFGHDPAFFYGETELLDYITPIIYLNSFGIQDGSLAFTLIPLAMGILFYIIGYFCFIKQQLERNGHFFLWRKMDRPIQILVILFGIWGFGTAAASSLFSYIFGMLIGSAVGFLISYFLIFKKIKQL; from the coding sequence ATGGTAGACCGCGGACTTTTATATAAAGAATGGAAACAGCATTTCTGGATTTTTTTAGTTGTTTTTGCAGCGGTGTTGCTGAGTGAACCGCTTGCGATTTTGAATGATTATTTCCAGTACCAGGGATGCCTTGCAGAACAGAAAAAATTTCCCGATATAGAGTGCGTTTTATATAAAGATTATGGGGTAAGCGGGGCCATGAGAATGTTCTGGGTTGGCGGAGTCGCGCTTGCGATCAGCCAGATCGGGTTTGAACGGAGCAGAGGAACGCTTGACTTTACACTCGGCCTCCCTTACAAGCGCGGCGTCATTTTCAATACTAAATATTTCTTCGGCATTTCAATTCTTTTAACAGCCCAGCTATTATCTTACTTGTTATCTTACGCTTTGATTATTTTGTATAACGTTGACGTTGTCTTTTTCCATGAGTATTTTATCGGGGCGGTTATCTTCTGCTTTATGGTCTACTCGCTTGTCATGGCGGCGGGCGCGATGACCGGCAATCCGCTGGCCCAGATGATCGTTGCTTTTTCAGCGTCGATTCTGCCGTATTTGCTGATCGGCCTTCCGCTGGCCAACTTACGAATCATCCTGGGTTTCTTTGGGCATGACCCTGCTTTCTTTTATGGTGAAACAGAACTACTAGATTATATAACGCCGATCATATACCTCAACAGTTTCGGCATTCAAGACGGCAGCCTGGCCTTTACGCTTATTCCGCTCGCCATGGGGATCTTGTTTTATATAATCGGCTATTTCTGCTTTATCAAACAGCAGCTTGAACGGAACGGACATTTTTTCCTTTGGAGAAAAATGGATCGTCCGATCCAGATTCTCGTGATTTTATTCGGCATCTGGGGATTCGGCACAGCCGCTGCTTCGAGTCTGTTCAGCTATATATTCGGTATGTTGATCGGTTCGGCAGTCGGATTTTTAATCAGTTACTTCTTGATTTTCAAAAAAATAAAACAGCTGTAA
- a CDS encoding ATP-binding cassette domain-containing protein: MIELKSVSKTIDGKQILKDISFKLEEGEIFGLLGRNGSGKTTLLRLIQQILLPDEGDIFFGSVKVKDHPLVKRNIVYMPVQNTYFEKYNYKQLVNILRNIYPDFDVTYANELMNRYDIPETKKYRELSTGLKKQMSLILSFAIRPAVILLDEPTDGIDAVTRQDVLQLMVDEVAENNTTILITSHRLEDIERMCNRIGFLEDNTLSNIMDLDELKGDFIKIQMAFEEDVNLKIREREIPVLDHTGVFYTVLVPKEDNVSKQFLKSLSPKVWNELPVSLEEVFIAKYGGKRRW; encoded by the coding sequence ATGATTGAGCTCAAATCTGTTTCAAAAACGATTGACGGAAAACAAATACTTAAAGACATCTCCTTTAAGCTGGAGGAAGGAGAGATTTTCGGACTTCTCGGAAGAAACGGCTCAGGAAAAACGACGCTTCTTCGCCTGATTCAGCAAATCCTGCTGCCTGATGAGGGAGATATCTTTTTCGGCAGCGTCAAGGTGAAGGATCATCCGCTCGTCAAGCGCAACATCGTCTATATGCCCGTTCAAAACACCTATTTCGAAAAATACAATTACAAACAGCTCGTCAATATTTTGCGTAACATTTATCCGGACTTTGATGTTACATATGCAAATGAATTAATGAACCGATACGATATTCCCGAAACAAAAAAGTACAGGGAATTGTCTACAGGATTGAAAAAGCAAATGTCGCTGATCCTGTCATTTGCGATCCGGCCGGCGGTCATCCTGCTTGATGAGCCGACAGACGGCATTGATGCCGTCACAAGACAAGACGTTCTTCAGCTGATGGTCGATGAAGTGGCTGAAAACAACACGACGATTCTCATCACATCTCACCGGCTTGAGGACATTGAAAGAATGTGCAACCGAATCGGTTTTCTCGAAGACAATACATTGTCGAACATCATGGATCTTGATGAACTGAAAGGCGATTTTATTAAAATTCAAATGGCATTTGAAGAAGATGTCAATTTAAAAATCAGGGAAAGGGAAATCCCTGTTTTGGACCACACCGGCGTCTTTTATACGGTATTGGTTCCGAAAGAAGACAATGTGAGCAAACAATTTCTTAAAAGTTTGTCTCCGAAAGTTTGGAACGAGCTTCCGGTCAGTCTTGAGGAAGTATTCATCGCGAAGTATGGAGGTAAGCGAAGATGGTAG
- a CDS encoding GntR family transcriptional regulator — MIQIDPRSSTPIYEQIIQQMKELCLKGIIKPGDKLPSVRELATIIIANPNTVSKAYKELEREGIIETLRGRGTYISENAKVTLDEGKIAMIKEQLKQLIIDAHYAGIDTKKLQEWMAEIDEEVRGGEVND; from the coding sequence ATGATTCAAATCGATCCGAGAAGCTCAACCCCAATCTATGAGCAGATCATCCAGCAGATGAAAGAGCTGTGCTTAAAAGGGATAATCAAGCCTGGAGATAAACTTCCTTCTGTCAGAGAGCTTGCAACCATTATCATTGCAAACCCGAATACGGTCAGCAAAGCCTATAAAGAACTTGAACGGGAAGGGATTATTGAAACGTTGAGGGGAAGAGGAACGTATATTTCAGAAAACGCGAAAGTTACGCTTGATGAAGGGAAGATTGCGATGATTAAAGAGCAGTTAAAGCAGCTGATCATCGATGCGCATTACGCGGGGATCGACACCAAAAAGCTGCAGGAGTGGATGGCGGAAATCGACGAAGAAGTGAGAGGAGGCGAAGTGAATGATTGA